One genomic window of bacterium includes the following:
- a CDS encoding ABC transporter permease codes for MFALLFLLSTALSDTFRSTDVVLETFKGTAFVGMAAAAEFFVVIGGGIDLSIGSVATLSGMAAAVIMGGRNGNILVAILASLGIGLVAGTINGLLVNWLRISPFVATFGMLYILQGIAYTYSSNPIGQAAPGFYAIYVSTVAGVPVLLLTMGVFWALCWYVARQTALGKHLYAVGGDREAARLAGVRTSQVSFASYVICSVIAAAAGLLELTQSYVGSPDLGATLLLTTITAVVIGGVSLFGGEGSVIGVLGGALVLGFLSEFFVSVQVDAFYQELIEGLIIVALLGVYRQRLKT; via the coding sequence TTGTTCGCGTTGCTGTTCTTGTTGAGCACCGCCCTGTCCGACACGTTCCGGTCAACCGATGTGGTCCTGGAGACGTTCAAGGGAACCGCTTTCGTAGGGATGGCGGCAGCGGCTGAGTTCTTTGTGGTCATTGGCGGCGGCATCGATCTCTCGATTGGCTCCGTCGCGACTCTAAGCGGGATGGCGGCGGCAGTCATCATGGGCGGCCGCAACGGCAACATCCTGGTGGCGATCCTGGCGTCGCTGGGAATCGGTCTGGTTGCCGGAACGATCAACGGCCTGCTGGTCAACTGGCTGAGGATCTCCCCGTTTGTCGCGACCTTTGGCATGCTCTACATCCTTCAGGGAATCGCTTACACCTACAGCAGCAATCCAATCGGGCAGGCCGCGCCCGGCTTTTACGCGATCTACGTGTCGACAGTGGCCGGCGTCCCGGTTCTTCTGCTGACCATGGGGGTCTTTTGGGCCTTGTGCTGGTACGTAGCGAGGCAGACGGCGCTTGGCAAGCATCTCTACGCGGTGGGGGGAGATCGCGAGGCGGCTCGTCTTGCCGGCGTACGCACATCGCAAGTGAGCTTCGCGTCTTACGTCATCTGCTCTGTTATCGCCGCCGCCGCGGGCCTGCTGGAGCTGACGCAGTCATACGTCGGCTCTCCGGATCTGGGTGCCACTTTGCTGCTGACGACCATCACCGCGGTGGTGATCGGCGGCGTGAGTCTGTTCGGCGGCGAAGGCTCCGTGATCGGAGTCCTGGGCGGGGCGCTGGTGCTCGGCTTCCTGAGTGAGTTCTTTGTCAGCGTGCAAGTGGATGCCTTCTACCAAGAGCTGATAGAGGGACTCATCATCGTCGCGCTGCTCGGAGTCTACCGGCAAAGGTTGAAGACCTAG
- a CDS encoding amidase, with the protein MSMVEAAALIAARDLKPSEYAASALARYEAAEPLIRAFVSVDAERVIHEARLQDDTTGGALRGIPIAVKDIFDVTGSTTGCGSNAMSGSRPAVQDATAVARIRAAGGIVFGKTTTHELACGVYTPPTRNPWDLDRSPGGSSGGSGAAVAASVVPGAIGSDTGGSIRIPASHCGLVGLKPTYGRISRSGALALSWSLDHVGTLTRTVEDAALMLSVLAGPDPRDQTTQARPYLPQPLLPASEHVRGLRIGLLDGAPFSPMEADFKHGLTTTSKRLQQDGAEVLEVELPELNACLAAEFAIVAAEAASYHESRMKRSADLIGSDVRGLLETGLLLPASLYLRAQKTRRVIQRALTALFADQRLDALVAPTVPAKAQRWDQLDYEFAEGAEPVIQALVRTTAPFNLAGLPAVAVPAGVGSAGFPVSVQVVARPFDEQTALQVALAIERAIGGIGAPRGLEAARAK; encoded by the coding sequence TTGAGCATGGTAGAGGCGGCAGCTCTCATAGCGGCGCGGGACCTCAAGCCTTCGGAATATGCAGCGTCAGCGCTTGCCCGTTATGAAGCGGCGGAGCCTCTGATCCGAGCGTTCGTGTCCGTCGATGCCGAAAGAGTTATTCATGAGGCTCGGCTTCAGGACGACACGACCGGAGGTGCTCTCCGCGGGATTCCGATTGCCGTGAAGGACATCTTCGATGTCACCGGGAGCACGACCGGCTGCGGCTCAAACGCAATGTCCGGGTCTCGTCCAGCGGTGCAGGACGCCACGGCGGTTGCGCGCATTCGCGCGGCCGGAGGGATCGTGTTTGGCAAGACGACAACGCACGAGTTGGCGTGCGGCGTGTATACGCCGCCGACGCGCAATCCATGGGACCTCGACCGCAGTCCAGGAGGTTCGAGCGGCGGATCGGGCGCTGCCGTCGCCGCGAGTGTAGTTCCAGGGGCGATCGGCTCGGATACCGGTGGCTCGATTCGAATTCCAGCATCCCACTGCGGGCTTGTCGGATTGAAACCGACCTACGGGCGCATCAGCCGGAGCGGAGCACTCGCTCTCAGCTGGTCGCTCGACCATGTGGGCACGTTAACTCGAACCGTGGAGGACGCCGCGTTGATGTTGTCGGTGCTCGCGGGCCCTGATCCGCGTGATCAGACCACACAAGCGCGGCCGTACCTACCCCAGCCACTCCTGCCCGCAAGCGAGCATGTGCGTGGCTTGCGTATCGGATTGCTGGACGGCGCTCCGTTCTCTCCTATGGAAGCCGACTTCAAACACGGCCTGACCACGACTTCAAAGCGCCTTCAGCAGGATGGCGCCGAGGTTCTGGAGGTCGAGTTACCCGAGCTCAATGCTTGCCTGGCCGCCGAGTTCGCCATCGTGGCTGCTGAGGCGGCCTCATATCACGAGAGTCGCATGAAACGGTCCGCAGACCTGATTGGGAGCGACGTCCGGGGGTTGCTCGAGACCGGCCTGCTGTTGCCGGCCTCGCTCTATCTTCGGGCGCAAAAGACGCGTCGCGTGATTCAGCGGGCCTTGACTGCGTTGTTTGCCGACCAGAGGCTCGATGCCCTGGTTGCGCCCACCGTTCCGGCCAAAGCTCAGCGATGGGATCAGCTTGACTATGAATTTGCCGAGGGGGCCGAACCGGTCATCCAGGCGCTGGTCCGCACCACGGCTCCTTTCAATCTCGCAGGGTTGCCAGCGGTCGCCGTTCCGGCCGGTGTCGGAAGCGCCGGATTTCCAGTCAGCGTTCAGGTTGTGGCTCGGCCATTCGACGAACAGACGGCGTTACAGGTTGCGTTGGCGATTGAGCGTGCAATTGGCGGAATCGGAGCTCCCAGGGGACTCGAGGCCGCTCGTGCCAAATGA
- a CDS encoding glucose 1-dehydrogenase has product MNGLRDKVAIVTGGTRGLGYAISERLLAEGASVAVIALHAESVQDAVAKLGADGSRVIGLVADVTSEDDVRDAVERTVAAFGHLDIMINNAGTIVIGPLIDMTTEAWDRVVDVNLRGVFIGCREAARQMITQGRGGRIINGASGAGRRGSSLISAYSATKFGVIGLTQSLAVELAPHGITVNAYCPGHVTSTRMWEYIDREMTSITGEAIGSAKRAAEHEAPLGRAARPEEVAAAVAFLASDEAPFITGESLLIDGGLVRF; this is encoded by the coding sequence ATGAACGGCCTACGCGACAAGGTGGCCATAGTCACCGGCGGCACTCGTGGTCTCGGCTACGCGATTTCTGAGCGCCTTTTGGCTGAAGGGGCTTCGGTTGCGGTTATCGCCTTGCATGCGGAATCCGTCCAAGACGCGGTAGCCAAACTTGGAGCGGATGGCAGCCGGGTAATCGGGCTGGTCGCGGACGTGACCAGCGAAGACGACGTGAGGGATGCCGTGGAGCGAACGGTGGCAGCCTTCGGGCACCTCGACATCATGATCAACAATGCGGGCACCATCGTGATCGGACCGCTGATCGACATGACCACGGAGGCCTGGGATCGTGTGGTCGATGTGAACCTACGTGGCGTCTTCATTGGTTGTCGGGAAGCGGCGCGTCAGATGATCACTCAGGGTCGGGGAGGTCGGATCATTAACGGAGCGTCGGGAGCGGGCCGTCGAGGGAGCAGCCTGATCAGCGCCTATTCGGCCACCAAGTTCGGTGTGATCGGACTAACGCAGAGCCTGGCCGTAGAACTAGCTCCACATGGGATCACGGTCAATGCCTACTGCCCGGGCCACGTGACGTCGACCCGGATGTGGGAATACATCGACCGAGAGATGACGTCTATTACCGGCGAAGCAATCGGATCGGCAAAGCGCGCGGCGGAGCACGAAGCGCCATTGGGTCGCGCGGCCAGACCCGAGGAAGTCGCTGCCGCGGTGGCATTTCTCGCTTCTGATGAGGCTCCGTTCATAACCGGTGAATCGTTGCTGATCGATGGCGGACTGGTTCGCTTCTGA
- a CDS encoding DUF1326 domain-containing protein, whose protein sequence is MTQWRIEGNYMETCSCDFLCPCPTSGFGARPTNGDCYFALAYRIDRGNYGDVKLEGRSFVIAGYTPSVMGEGNWSVGLIVDAGASSKQVDALSKIATGSEGGPIANLAPLIGKVLGVEQRPIEIHTNGMSTSAKAGELLDQANEGVPGANQSEPIYIDNVGHPSNSRLALARSTHSHLHAFGLNWDDVSGKNNGHFSAFNWSGGA, encoded by the coding sequence ATGACGCAATGGCGGATTGAGGGGAACTACATGGAGACCTGCAGCTGCGATTTCCTTTGCCCCTGCCCGACCTCTGGTTTCGGGGCGCGTCCGACGAATGGCGACTGCTACTTCGCTCTGGCTTACAGGATCGATCGCGGCAATTATGGCGACGTGAAGCTGGAGGGGCGCTCGTTCGTGATTGCCGGCTACACCCCGAGCGTGATGGGTGAGGGCAACTGGTCCGTCGGGCTGATCGTCGATGCCGGCGCTTCCTCCAAGCAGGTCGACGCCCTCAGCAAGATTGCCACCGGGTCAGAGGGCGGTCCGATTGCCAACCTGGCGCCTCTGATCGGCAAGGTGTTGGGGGTGGAGCAGCGCCCAATCGAGATCCACACCAACGGCATGAGCACCTCAGCCAAGGCGGGAGAGCTGCTGGATCAGGCCAACGAGGGCGTGCCTGGCGCCAACCAGAGTGAGCCGATATACATCGACAACGTCGGCCATCCCTCCAACAGTCGACTGGCTCTGGCGAGGTCGACGCATAGCCACCTGCATGCGTTCGGCTTGAACTGGGACGACGTCAGCGGCAAGAATAACGGGCACTTCTCCGCCTTCAACTGGAGCGGCGGAGCTTAG
- a CDS encoding sugar ABC transporter ATP-binding protein: MQAERALVAARGIHKHYGGITALAGVSLEVVQGEIHALVGENGAGKSTLVKIMTGAQKPDAGEVLVRGNAVSPLAPEKARELGIGAVYQEPSLVPALTVLENVFLGWEQRRTVGFLDQRKMRLEAKAALDKIGARVRIDTEVASLSVADRQLVEIARALVLKASVLIFDEPSAVLSGRELARIFDVIRELRQAGLGILYISHRLAEIFELADRTTVLKDGRVVASRPVQGLSMADLIRSMVGRDIRQRPARTVKPAGDLALEVRDLELGNDREPISLKLHVREVLGLAGLVGSGRSRLANALGGIRPAKVGTILRNGAPVQLKSPAAAVRAGIAVIPEDRKREGLILEHSVRENVGLASLKEVSTAGFVRAAEERRLSSEAVRVFGIRPQDTERAAGTLSGGNQQKVVLGKWLIRSPAPEVVILDEPTRGVDVGAKYEIYQLIDELVERGSAVLLISSELPEVIAMSDRILVMSAGQIVGELQAGEFSEERILHLAVLGRQSGGNPGENLAAGRPAEGHIQA; this comes from the coding sequence ATGCAAGCGGAGCGAGCGCTGGTTGCTGCACGAGGCATTCACAAGCACTACGGCGGCATCACAGCGCTCGCAGGCGTCTCGCTGGAAGTCGTACAGGGAGAGATTCACGCCCTCGTGGGAGAGAACGGAGCCGGCAAGTCGACCTTGGTCAAGATCATGACCGGGGCCCAAAAACCGGATGCCGGCGAGGTGCTTGTACGGGGTAACGCAGTCTCACCCCTGGCGCCAGAGAAGGCTCGGGAGCTTGGGATCGGCGCCGTCTATCAGGAGCCCAGCCTGGTTCCCGCACTGACGGTGCTGGAAAACGTGTTCCTCGGTTGGGAGCAGCGACGCACGGTCGGTTTTCTCGACCAACGGAAGATGAGGCTGGAGGCGAAGGCCGCCCTGGACAAGATTGGCGCCCGCGTGCGGATCGACACCGAGGTGGCCAGCCTCAGCGTGGCAGACCGTCAGCTGGTCGAGATCGCTCGTGCACTCGTCTTGAAGGCGAGTGTTCTGATATTCGATGAGCCGTCAGCGGTCCTCTCCGGTCGGGAGCTGGCGCGCATCTTTGACGTCATCAGAGAGCTTCGGCAGGCCGGCCTTGGCATCCTGTACATCTCGCATCGCCTGGCTGAAATCTTTGAGCTGGCGGATCGCACCACCGTTCTAAAGGACGGTCGAGTCGTCGCGAGTAGACCCGTGCAGGGGCTGTCCATGGCCGATCTCATCAGATCCATGGTCGGCCGAGACATCCGTCAGAGACCGGCTCGGACGGTGAAACCTGCTGGCGACCTCGCCCTGGAGGTCAGAGACCTGGAGCTTGGTAATGACAGAGAACCCATCAGCCTCAAGCTTCATGTGAGAGAGGTCTTGGGACTCGCGGGGCTGGTTGGCTCAGGACGGTCGCGGCTGGCAAACGCACTCGGAGGCATCCGGCCCGCGAAGGTGGGAACCATCTTGAGAAACGGGGCGCCGGTTCAGCTGAAGAGCCCAGCAGCCGCCGTTCGCGCCGGCATCGCGGTGATCCCCGAAGATCGCAAGCGGGAAGGACTCATCCTCGAGCACTCGGTGCGCGAGAACGTAGGGCTTGCGTCGCTGAAGGAGGTTTCAACCGCCGGTTTCGTGAGGGCTGCCGAAGAGAGGCGCCTCTCGAGTGAAGCGGTCCGCGTCTTTGGCATCCGGCCTCAGGACACCGAGCGCGCCGCTGGGACGCTGAGCGGAGGCAATCAACAGAAGGTGGTGCTCGGCAAATGGCTCATTCGCAGCCCCGCGCCCGAGGTCGTCATCCTGGATGAGCCGACTCGGGGTGTCGACGTCGGCGCGAAGTACGAGATATACCAACTGATCGACGAGCTGGTCGAGCGTGGCTCCGCGGTGCTGCTCATCTCATCCGAGCTCCCAGAGGTGATCGCGATGAGCGATCGGATTCTGGTCATGAGCGCCGGGCAAATCGTGGGCGAGCTGCAGGCGGGCGAGTTCAGCGAGGAGCGGATCCTGCATCTGGCTGTCTTGGGCAGGCAAAGCGGTGGTAATCCCGGCGAGAACCTCGCGGCCGGTCGCCCCGCCGAAGGTCACATCCAGGCGTGA
- a CDS encoding ABC transporter permease, translating to MERRRRHPFPTSRWIGAPPARQRRTQLWTSPMSNPGPGANKALVAAPGAPPGDSVGDAYRDLPQDVAGRWFVRFHQLPLPVRVYALPVAATLLVGVVVAIVEPNFYRPQNLHVLMQQYAVLGLVTLGQLLVLLVGGIDLSVGAVMNATLIIIALMNHYDEHLLVLSLVLCILFGAAIGITNGLLVSLRDVPPFAATLGMTACVQGAILVYTKGIPAGNIPTSLRPVALAGVGVVPFSLVICLGVAAVLMLVLSKGTYGRMIYAVGRSAEVARRVGVSTTAVRVSAYAICGIFAAMAGIILSAYVGYVDPTIGGTYNLQSIAAAVVGGVSFLGGEGRPLGALIGALFLLTVLNVTTLSSLNPFTQLIVQGAVMLVAVSLFQVFKRRSLI from the coding sequence CAACGCAGAACCCAACTCTGGACGTCACCGATGAGCAACCCGGGCCCAGGTGCTAACAAAGCGTTGGTCGCCGCCCCGGGCGCTCCGCCTGGCGACAGCGTGGGCGACGCCTATCGTGACCTGCCCCAGGACGTCGCCGGGCGGTGGTTCGTACGTTTTCACCAGCTTCCACTGCCGGTTCGTGTCTATGCCTTGCCGGTGGCGGCCACGCTGCTGGTCGGCGTGGTGGTGGCGATTGTGGAACCGAACTTCTACCGGCCTCAAAACCTGCACGTGCTCATGCAGCAATACGCCGTCCTGGGCTTGGTTACGCTGGGTCAACTGCTCGTCTTGCTGGTCGGCGGGATTGATCTATCCGTCGGGGCAGTCATGAACGCAACGCTGATCATCATCGCCCTGATGAATCACTACGACGAGCATCTGCTGGTGCTGTCGCTCGTGCTGTGCATCTTGTTCGGCGCCGCGATCGGAATCACCAATGGCCTGCTCGTGTCCCTGAGGGACGTCCCTCCCTTCGCTGCCACGCTTGGCATGACGGCGTGCGTACAGGGCGCGATCCTCGTCTACACGAAGGGGATTCCCGCCGGAAACATCCCAACATCGCTCCGGCCGGTCGCTCTCGCAGGAGTTGGAGTCGTGCCGTTCTCGCTGGTCATCTGCCTTGGCGTCGCGGCCGTGCTGATGCTCGTGCTCAGCAAGGGCACCTATGGCCGAATGATCTACGCGGTCGGGCGCTCAGCGGAAGTGGCGCGCCGGGTCGGAGTCTCCACGACTGCAGTGAGGGTTTCGGCGTACGCGATCTGCGGCATCTTCGCGGCCATGGCCGGGATCATCCTCAGCGCATACGTCGGGTATGTGGATCCCACCATCGGGGGCACATACAACTTGCAATCGATCGCGGCCGCGGTCGTCGGAGGAGTTTCGTTCCTTGGCGGTGAGGGCCGGCCGTTGGGTGCGCTCATTGGAGCGCTGTTCCTGTTGACCGTGCTGAATGTCACGACACTCTCGTCGCTGAATCCATTCACGCAACTGATCGTCCAGGGCGCGGTGATGTTGGTGGCGGTGTCCCTGTTCCAGGTGTTCAAGCGGCGTTCGCTCATTTAA
- a CDS encoding creatininase family protein yields the protein MIEIERSDGGRLFLSSCTTLEVKAHLEKSPKVVIPVGSTEQHGPHSPYGTDSILATEVSVRLARRIDALVGPTLSYGLSGDHRGYPGIPYLSVKTMTGLVQDIVLSLALGGFREIILVNGHYTNTIALSGAFMEIGDRLPKGTIAFPFNYWDALPPEQLSTYLGAEVGLHANIGETSAVLAVNASLVKLEHAVREYPPFPVEPTPAMVSAFFFSATGTLPRASRSGVWGDPSGSTAERGRQYLDQIEEASVRFVENVESMFRAFPDVPR from the coding sequence ATGATCGAAATCGAACGATCAGACGGTGGAAGGCTTTTCTTGTCCTCATGCACAACGCTCGAGGTGAAGGCCCACCTCGAGAAGAGCCCTAAGGTGGTCATTCCGGTGGGGTCGACGGAGCAGCACGGACCGCACTCGCCATATGGCACGGATTCAATTCTTGCGACCGAGGTTTCAGTGCGGCTTGCGCGAAGGATCGATGCCCTGGTTGGACCAACCCTCAGCTACGGACTGTCCGGAGACCATCGCGGCTATCCGGGCATCCCGTACCTCTCGGTAAAAACGATGACTGGCCTGGTTCAGGACATCGTCCTTTCACTGGCTCTCGGCGGATTCCGCGAGATCATCCTCGTGAACGGCCATTACACGAACACCATTGCGTTGTCGGGCGCGTTCATGGAAATAGGCGATCGGCTGCCCAAGGGCACGATTGCGTTTCCGTTCAACTATTGGGACGCTCTGCCCCCGGAACAGCTGAGCACCTATCTCGGAGCGGAGGTTGGTCTTCACGCGAACATCGGTGAGACGTCGGCGGTGCTGGCCGTGAACGCATCGTTGGTGAAGCTCGAGCACGCGGTTCGCGAATACCCGCCGTTCCCCGTCGAACCGACACCGGCCATGGTTTCAGCCTTCTTCTTTTCCGCCACGGGGACACTGCCACGCGCCAGCCGATCTGGGGTCTGGGGCGACCCATCCGGTTCGACCGCCGAGCGCGGGCGCCAGTATCTGGACCAGATCGAGGAGGCTTCGGTTCGATTCGTTGAGAACGTCGAGTCGATGTTCCGCGCCTTTCCCGATGTCCCACGATGA
- a CDS encoding RidA family protein has product MERTYLEPEGLAAPPEPYAHAIRCGDTVYIAGQVAFDEHNNVVGIGDPRKQAERVWHNIRLAVEAAGGKLADVIKITVFLADIRHAPDEIAVRQQLFEPGRCPICTQVQVANLGLPELLMEVDAIAVLK; this is encoded by the coding sequence ATGGAACGAACGTACCTGGAGCCTGAAGGACTCGCCGCGCCACCAGAGCCCTATGCCCACGCCATTCGCTGTGGTGACACGGTTTATATAGCTGGGCAGGTCGCCTTTGACGAGCACAACAACGTGGTTGGCATTGGTGACCCGCGCAAGCAGGCGGAACGCGTCTGGCACAACATCCGACTGGCGGTTGAGGCGGCGGGCGGCAAGCTTGCCGACGTCATCAAGATCACGGTCTTTCTCGCGGACATCCGCCACGCACCTGATGAGATCGCGGTTCGCCAGCAGCTCTTCGAGCCGGGACGTTGCCCAATCTGCACGCAGGTCCAAGTTGCGAATCTGGGCCTACCGGAACTGTTGATGGAAGTAGACGCCATCGCGGTCCTCAAGTAA
- a CDS encoding sugar ABC transporter substrate-binding protein codes for MEMEMSSRPAVRKRFRQLFAFGLVVPSGVVLLLSACGGQSGGGGTKTPTVAFISQGTSNSWAAQLDAVARKTAKADGVNLVYFNGEGDATKQLPLIDQAIAQHPDAIVLVPLGAAADTGPVERAMSMGIKVILCDSTVNTDNYTSLVNPNAATATVPLAQWLADKMNHKGNLLYIGGLPGNATTIAYDQGFNQVMQQFPDIKIVNGGNASYSISTAKQLAATAIASGKNFTGVWGVGGEAVTGIMQAYIDAKVQPVPPIGGGAATNGILRLGIENKIEVASLQFPPTDSKVCVDTAVKAIKGETVPKSINISALPEYGPILPPLDKYYKPQYSDDLYVGTDSVLTQDELKALNLLK; via the coding sequence ATGGAGATGGAGATGTCTAGTCGCCCGGCCGTTCGCAAACGTTTCCGGCAACTGTTCGCGTTCGGACTCGTGGTTCCCTCCGGCGTGGTCTTACTGCTGTCCGCCTGCGGTGGACAGTCCGGCGGCGGTGGCACGAAAACACCCACTGTGGCATTCATCTCGCAGGGCACGTCCAACAGCTGGGCGGCGCAACTGGATGCCGTGGCAAGGAAAACGGCCAAAGCCGACGGTGTGAACCTCGTCTACTTCAATGGAGAGGGGGATGCCACAAAACAACTGCCTTTGATCGACCAGGCCATCGCTCAGCATCCCGACGCAATCGTTCTCGTGCCGCTCGGCGCCGCAGCCGACACCGGACCGGTCGAGAGAGCGATGTCGATGGGCATCAAGGTCATCCTCTGTGACAGCACGGTCAATACAGACAACTACACGTCGTTGGTCAATCCGAACGCCGCGACCGCTACCGTGCCCCTCGCCCAGTGGCTCGCCGACAAGATGAACCACAAAGGCAATCTGCTGTACATCGGCGGCCTACCTGGTAACGCAACCACCATTGCTTACGACCAGGGATTCAACCAGGTCATGCAGCAGTTCCCCGACATCAAGATTGTCAATGGAGGCAACGCGAGTTACTCCATCAGCACCGCCAAGCAGCTTGCGGCGACCGCGATCGCTTCAGGCAAGAACTTCACCGGCGTGTGGGGAGTGGGTGGCGAAGCGGTGACCGGCATCATGCAGGCCTACATCGACGCTAAGGTCCAGCCAGTTCCGCCAATAGGCGGCGGCGCCGCGACGAATGGAATTCTTCGATTGGGGATCGAAAACAAGATTGAGGTGGCCTCACTTCAATTCCCGCCAACCGACTCGAAGGTTTGCGTCGACACCGCTGTCAAGGCCATCAAGGGCGAAACGGTTCCGAAGTCCATCAACATATCCGCGCTGCCGGAGTACGGACCCATCCTGCCGCCCCTCGACAAGTACTACAAGCCGCAGTACAGCGACGACCTTTACGTCGGTACCGATTCAGTTCTCACTCAGGACGAGCTGAAAGCCCTCAACCTACTGAAGTAA